The following are from one region of the Sorghum bicolor cultivar BTx623 chromosome 2, Sorghum_bicolor_NCBIv3, whole genome shotgun sequence genome:
- the LOC8060766 gene encoding AUGMIN subunit 3 isoform X2: MSAKQLRDALAAAGFDGDDPLDAESLEWAFLQGEDSRRMLAWVGARLRPGNVLSATDLELYEQLEMEGKLLEGEDLDFAFDRISAFSDNGENQDYIFLTEESLEDIRESKLALRAEVSDLEKQLASLEWKLDILTAQATTINQGKKSRSSANTRANGQLTGLDEIFAKRSLEMNAILGKLTATTQELSYYHSDADTGVYLSYCDFQPYVSSVLACTKELNKWFSKKFEKGPLQLVVQDDKIRGDSVNSNHFVVELSRINSIFAKSKRQYIEAQVEHAKEEAILSVLRTQLASQQSYIHQDSHSLWRKNTELAEELKDLSHYVQKYLSETVTGLCADLAQLSGEQNLKLLRQECYISHQKKFINHLVNQLAVHLFLKITCQLEEQIKISSAYSFLKAVELELQGYFSAVDGRLGRYHSIDQAASEIFEEGSVDDSDSYLHAVRDILSGHSGSQAMSPEYVSSYGLIEQITELQDELQYLQHEVENVLPRERGRCTDELCRMIQTLEQILAVPLSDEQPKLTPWPLAQSLEDLEMVSQQVSASVSKVTLARDEKAEMLKQPSRNAQQERQVFSDFFCHPERLENRVEELLSRFRALPE, encoded by the exons ATGAGCGCGAAGCAGCTTCGCGACGCCCTGGCCGCCGCGGGGTTCGACGGCGACGACCCCCTCGACGCGGAGAGCCTCGAGTGGGCGTTCCTCCAGGGGGAGGACTCCCGCCGGATGCTCGCGTGGGTCGGCGCCCGCCTCCGCCCCGGCAACGTCCTCTCCGCCACCGACCTCGAGCT GTACGAGCAGCTTGAAATGGAAGGCAAGTTATTGGAG GGTGAAGACTTGGATTTTGCTTTTGATCGTATTTCGGCTTTCTCAGACAATGGGGAGAATCAGGACTACATATTCTTGACGGAAGAAAGTCTTGAAGACATCCG TGAGTCAAAGCTTGCTCTTAGAGCTGAAGTTTCTGATTTGGAAAAGCAGCTTGCTTCTCTGGAATGGAAGCTTGATATACTTACAGCACAAGCTACCACCATTAACCAGGGAAAGAAGTCCCGCTCATCTGCTAATACTAGAGCTAATGGACAACTTACTGGCTTAGATGAGATATTTGCTAAGAGAAGTTTAGAG ATGAATGCAATACTTGGAAAACTTACTGCAACCACGCAGGAGTTGTCTTACTATCACTCAGATGCTG ATACCGGGGTCTACCTATCATACTGTGACTTCCAGCCTTATGTGAGCAGTGTCCTGGCTTGTaccaaggaactaaacaaatGGTTCTCTAAGAAGTTTGAGAAG GGACCACTCCAACTTGTTGTTCAAGATGACAAGATAAGAG GAGATTCAGTAAACTCCAACCATTTTGTTGTTGAACTGAGCCGAATTAACTCCAT ATTTGCTAAAAGTAAGAGACAATACATAGAAGCACAAGTGGAACATGCTAAAGAAGAGGCTATACTATCAGTTCTGAGAACTCAGTTGGCATCCCAACAGTCATATATTCATCAGGATAGCCATTCTCTATG GAGGAAAAACACTGAACTTGCTGAAGAGCTTAAAGATCTTTCCCATTATGTGCAGAAATACTTATCTGAG ACTGTTACAGGCCTGTGTGCAGATCTTGCTCAGCTTTCAG GAGAACAAAATTTAAAGCTTCTGCGCCAGGAATGCTACATAAGTCATCAGAAGAAG TTCATCAATCATCTGGTCAATCAACTTGCTGTTCACCTGTTTCTGAAGATAACCTGCCAGCTTGAAGAACAGATAAAAATATCGAGTGCCTACTCATTTCTGAAAGCTGTAGAATTGGAATTGCAGGGCTACTTCTCAGCTGTTGATGGACGCCTG GGCCGGTATCATTCAATTGATCAAGCAGCATCTGAAATTTTTGAAGAGGGATCAGTTGATGACAGCGATTCTTATCTTCATGCTGTGAGGGATATCCTTAGCGGTCACTCAG gtTCCCAAGCAATGTCACCAGAGTATGTTTCATCATATGGTTTGATCGAGCAGATAACAGAGCTGCAAGATGAGCTCCAGTACCTTCAGCATGAGGTTGAAAATGTTCTTCCACGTGAGCGAGGAAGATGCACTGATGAACT ATGCAGGATGATCCAAACACTGGAGCAAATTCTCGCTGTGCCCCTTTCTGATGAGCAACCGAAACTTACACCATGG CCATTGGCGCAATCACTTGAAGATCTTGAAATGGTCAGCCAGCAAGTCTCTGCTTCCGTTAGTAAAGTGACACTAGCTCGAGACGAGAAGGCCGAG ATGTTGAAACAGCCTTCACGCAACGCGCAGCAGGAAAGGCAGGTGTTCTCCGATTTCTTCTGCCACCCAGAACGACTCGAGAATCGAGTGGAAGAGCTGCTTTCCCGCTTTAGAGCTCTACCTGAGTAG
- the LOC8060766 gene encoding AUGMIN subunit 3 isoform X1: MSAKQLRDALAAAGFDGDDPLDAESLEWAFLQGEDSRRMLAWVGARLRPGNVLSATDLELYEQLEMEGKLLEGEDLDFAFDRISAFSDNGENQDYIFLTEESLEDIRESKLALRAEVSDLEKQLASLEWKLDILTAQATTINQGKKSRSSANTRANGQLTGLDEIFAKRSLEMNAILGKLTATTQELSYYHSDADTGVYLSYCDFQPYVSSVLACTKELNKWFSKKFEKGPLQLVVQDDKIRGDSVNSNHFVVELSRINSIFAKSKRQYIEAQVEHAKEEAILSVLRTQLASQQSYIHQDSHSLWRKNTELAEELKDLSHYVQKYLSETVTGLCADLAQLSGANILEGEQNLKLLRQECYISHQKKFINHLVNQLAVHLFLKITCQLEEQIKISSAYSFLKAVELELQGYFSAVDGRLGRYHSIDQAASEIFEEGSVDDSDSYLHAVRDILSGHSGSQAMSPEYVSSYGLIEQITELQDELQYLQHEVENVLPRERGRCTDELCRMIQTLEQILAVPLSDEQPKLTPWPLAQSLEDLEMVSQQVSASVSKVTLARDEKAEMLKQPSRNAQQERQVFSDFFCHPERLENRVEELLSRFRALPE, translated from the exons ATGAGCGCGAAGCAGCTTCGCGACGCCCTGGCCGCCGCGGGGTTCGACGGCGACGACCCCCTCGACGCGGAGAGCCTCGAGTGGGCGTTCCTCCAGGGGGAGGACTCCCGCCGGATGCTCGCGTGGGTCGGCGCCCGCCTCCGCCCCGGCAACGTCCTCTCCGCCACCGACCTCGAGCT GTACGAGCAGCTTGAAATGGAAGGCAAGTTATTGGAG GGTGAAGACTTGGATTTTGCTTTTGATCGTATTTCGGCTTTCTCAGACAATGGGGAGAATCAGGACTACATATTCTTGACGGAAGAAAGTCTTGAAGACATCCG TGAGTCAAAGCTTGCTCTTAGAGCTGAAGTTTCTGATTTGGAAAAGCAGCTTGCTTCTCTGGAATGGAAGCTTGATATACTTACAGCACAAGCTACCACCATTAACCAGGGAAAGAAGTCCCGCTCATCTGCTAATACTAGAGCTAATGGACAACTTACTGGCTTAGATGAGATATTTGCTAAGAGAAGTTTAGAG ATGAATGCAATACTTGGAAAACTTACTGCAACCACGCAGGAGTTGTCTTACTATCACTCAGATGCTG ATACCGGGGTCTACCTATCATACTGTGACTTCCAGCCTTATGTGAGCAGTGTCCTGGCTTGTaccaaggaactaaacaaatGGTTCTCTAAGAAGTTTGAGAAG GGACCACTCCAACTTGTTGTTCAAGATGACAAGATAAGAG GAGATTCAGTAAACTCCAACCATTTTGTTGTTGAACTGAGCCGAATTAACTCCAT ATTTGCTAAAAGTAAGAGACAATACATAGAAGCACAAGTGGAACATGCTAAAGAAGAGGCTATACTATCAGTTCTGAGAACTCAGTTGGCATCCCAACAGTCATATATTCATCAGGATAGCCATTCTCTATG GAGGAAAAACACTGAACTTGCTGAAGAGCTTAAAGATCTTTCCCATTATGTGCAGAAATACTTATCTGAG ACTGTTACAGGCCTGTGTGCAGATCTTGCTCAGCTTTCAGGTGCAAATATTTTGGAAG GAGAACAAAATTTAAAGCTTCTGCGCCAGGAATGCTACATAAGTCATCAGAAGAAG TTCATCAATCATCTGGTCAATCAACTTGCTGTTCACCTGTTTCTGAAGATAACCTGCCAGCTTGAAGAACAGATAAAAATATCGAGTGCCTACTCATTTCTGAAAGCTGTAGAATTGGAATTGCAGGGCTACTTCTCAGCTGTTGATGGACGCCTG GGCCGGTATCATTCAATTGATCAAGCAGCATCTGAAATTTTTGAAGAGGGATCAGTTGATGACAGCGATTCTTATCTTCATGCTGTGAGGGATATCCTTAGCGGTCACTCAG gtTCCCAAGCAATGTCACCAGAGTATGTTTCATCATATGGTTTGATCGAGCAGATAACAGAGCTGCAAGATGAGCTCCAGTACCTTCAGCATGAGGTTGAAAATGTTCTTCCACGTGAGCGAGGAAGATGCACTGATGAACT ATGCAGGATGATCCAAACACTGGAGCAAATTCTCGCTGTGCCCCTTTCTGATGAGCAACCGAAACTTACACCATGG CCATTGGCGCAATCACTTGAAGATCTTGAAATGGTCAGCCAGCAAGTCTCTGCTTCCGTTAGTAAAGTGACACTAGCTCGAGACGAGAAGGCCGAG ATGTTGAAACAGCCTTCACGCAACGCGCAGCAGGAAAGGCAGGTGTTCTCCGATTTCTTCTGCCACCCAGAACGACTCGAGAATCGAGTGGAAGAGCTGCTTTCCCGCTTTAGAGCTCTACCTGAGTAG
- the LOC8060767 gene encoding C-Myc-binding protein homolog isoform X2 has product MDREAKKEAFRKYLESSGVLDTLTKVLVALYEENDKPSSAVEFVQQKLGGPSISDYEKLKAEKLDLQLKYDKLLETHKETCRQLEELKNMKYGAPWN; this is encoded by the exons ATG GATAGGGAAGCCAAGAAAGAAGCGTTCAGGAAGTATCTTGAGTCCAGCGGCGTGCTCGACACCCTCACGAAAG TTCTTGTTGCGTTGTATGAGGAGAATGATAAGCCTTCATCTGCAGTCGA ATTTGTTCAACAGAAGCTGGGTGGCCCATCAATTTCTGACTATGAAAAGCTCAAGGCAGAGAAGTTGGATTTGCAATTGAAGTATGATAAGCTTTTAGAAACCCACAAGGAAACATGCAGACAG CTGGAAGAACTTAAGAATATGAAGTACGGTGCACCTTGGAACTGA
- the LOC8060767 gene encoding C-Myc-binding protein homolog isoform X1 encodes MDREAKKEAFRKYLESSGVLDTLTKVLVALYEENDKPSSAVEFVQQKLGGPSISDYEKLKAEKLDLQLKYDKLLETHKETCRQVCNVTVLAVYTTVCLDYLQQSSPKIQDLFILWVALQVKGSIPIFSLLQQQDLKDNTLCKWVSRKEDT; translated from the exons ATG GATAGGGAAGCCAAGAAAGAAGCGTTCAGGAAGTATCTTGAGTCCAGCGGCGTGCTCGACACCCTCACGAAAG TTCTTGTTGCGTTGTATGAGGAGAATGATAAGCCTTCATCTGCAGTCGA ATTTGTTCAACAGAAGCTGGGTGGCCCATCAATTTCTGACTATGAAAAGCTCAAGGCAGAGAAGTTGGATTTGCAATTGAAGTATGATAAGCTTTTAGAAACCCACAAGGAAACATGCAGACAGGTATGCAATGTTACTGTGTTGGCAGTGTACACTACTGTCTgtttagactatctccaacaatcgtcacccaaaatacaagacctatttatcctttgggtagcgctacaggtaaaaggttccatacctatttttagtcttctccaacaacaagacctaaaagacaacactctctgcaaatgggtctcgaggaaaGAGGATAcctaa